A portion of the Pangasianodon hypophthalmus isolate fPanHyp1 chromosome 20, fPanHyp1.pri, whole genome shotgun sequence genome contains these proteins:
- the LOC113539522 gene encoding myosin heavy chain, fast skeletal muscle — protein MGDGEMECFGKAAIFLRKPERERIEAQNRPFDAKTAVYVTDAAEMYVKGTLKSKEGGKATVETLDGKSVTVKEDDVHPMNPPKFDKIEDMAMMTHLNEPAVLYNLKERYAAWMIYTYSGLFCVTVNPYKWLPVYDAVVVAGYRGKKRIEAPPHIFSISDNAYQFMLTDRENQSVLITGESGAGKTVNTKRVIQYFAMVGMTSGKKAEPTPGKMQGSLEDQIVAANPLLEAYGNAKTVRNDNSSRFGKFIRIHFGQTGKLASADIETYLLEKSRVTFQLSAERSYHIFYQLMTGHKPELLEALLITTNPYDYPYISQGEITVKSINDVEEFIATDTAIDILGFSADEKINIYKLTGAVMHHGNMKFKQKQREEQAEPDGTEVADKIAYLLGLNSADMLKALCYPRVKVGNEFVTKGQTVPQVNNSVMALCKSIYEKMFLWMVIRINEMLDTKQQRQFFIGVLDIAGFEIFDFNSLEQLCINFTNEKLQQFFNHHMFVLEQEEYKKEGIEWEFIDFGMDLAACIELIEKPMGIFSILEEECMFPKATDMTFKNKLHDQHLGKTACFQKPKPAKGKAEAHFSLVHYAGTVDYNINGWLDKNKDPLNDSVVQLYQKAANKLLSHLYLAHGAADAESGGKKGKKKGGSFQTVSALFRENLGKLMTNLRSTHPHFVRCLIPNETKTPGLMENHLVIHQLRCNGVLEGIRICRKGFPSRILYGDFKQRYKVLNASVIPEGQFIDNKKASEKLLGSIDVDHTQYKFGHTKVFFKAGLLGTLEEMRDEKLANLVTMTQALCRGYLMRREFVKMMERRESIYSIQYNIRSFMNVKHWPWMKLYFKIKPLLKSAETEKEMVAMKEDFEKMKEDLAKALAKKKELEEKMVSLLQEKNDLQLQVTAETENLADAEERCEGLIKSKIQLEAKLKESNERLEDEEEINAELTAKKRKLEDECSELKKDIDDLELTLAKVEKEKHATENKVKNLTEEMASLDESIAKLTKEKKALQEAHQQTLDDLQAEEDKVNTLTKSKTKLEQQVDDLEGSLEQEKKLRMDLERAKRKLEGDLKLAQESIMDLENDKQQSDEKIKKKDFEISQLLSKIEDEQSLGAQLQKKIKELQARIEELEEEIEAERAARAKVEKQRADLSRELEEISERLEEAGGATASQIEMNKKREAEFQKLRRDLEESTLQHEATAAALRKKQADSVAELGEQIDNLQRVKQKLEKEKSEYKMEIDDLSSNMEAVAKSKANLEKMCRTLEDQLSELKAKSDEHVRQLTDVSTQKARLQTENGEFSRQLEEKEALVSQLTRGKQAYTQQIEELKRQIEEEVKAKNALAHSVQSARHDCDLLREQFEEEQEAKAELQRALSKANSEVAQWRTKYETDAIQRTEELEEAKKKLAQRLQDAEESIEAVNSKCASLEKTKQRLQGEVEDLMIDVERANSLAANLDKKQRNFDKVLAEWKQKYEESQAELEGALKESRSLSTELFKIKNSYEEALDHLETLKRENKNLQQEISDLTEQIGETGKTIHELEKAKKTVEIEKSEIQTALEEAEGTLEHEESKILRIQLELNQVKSEIDRKVAEKDEEIEQIKRSSQRVIESMQTTLDSEIRSRNDALRVKKKMEGDLNEMEIQLSHANRQAAEAQKQLRNVQGQLKDAQLHLDEAVRGQEDMKEQLAMVERRNNLMLAEIEELRTALEQTERGRKVAEQELVDASERVALLHSQNTSLINTKKKLEADLVQIQGEVDDTVQEARNAEEKAKKAITDAAMMAEELKKEQDTSAHLERMKKNLEVTIKDLQHRLDEAESLAMKGGKKQLQKLEARVRELESEVESEQRRSAESIKGVRKYERRVKELTYQTEEDKKNVIRLQDLVDKLQLKVKSYKRQAEEAEEQANTHLSRYRKVQHEMEEAQERADIAESQVNKLRVKSREVGKSKDVAE, from the exons ATGGGGGATGGAGAAATGGAGTGTTTCGGCAAGGCGGCCATCTTCCTCCGGAAGCCGGAAAGGGAGAGGATTGAGGCTCAGAACAGACCTTTTGATGCCAAAACTGCAGTATATGTGACTGATGCAGCTGAAATGTACGTCAAAGGTACACTGAAGAGTAAAGAGGGTGGCAAAGCCACTGTCGAGACTCTGGATGGAAAA AGTGTCACAGTCAAGGAAGATGACGTCCATCCTATGAATCCTCCAAAGTTTGACAAAATTGAAGACATGGCCATGATGACCCACCTCAATGAACCTGCTGTGCTGTATAACCTCAAAGAGCGTTACGCAGCATGGATGATCTAC ACCTACTCAGGGTTGTTCTGCGTCACTGTGAACCCCTACAAGTGGCTCCCAGTGTACGACGCAGTAGTTGTGGCTGGATACAGAGGCAAAAAGAGGATTGAAGCCCCACCTCACATCTTCTCCATCTCTGATAACGCCTATCAGTTCATGCTCACTG ATCGCGAAAACCAGTCTGTCCTGATTAC TGGAGAATCTGGTGCAGGAAAGACTGTGAACACAAAACGTGTCATTCAGTACTTTGCGATGGTTGGCATGACTTCAGGGAAGAAGGCAGAGCCTACACCTGGCAAAATGCAG GGGTCACTGGAAGACCAAATTGTTGCAGCCAACCCCCTGCTGGAAGCTTACGGTAATGCCAAGACCGTGAGGAATGACAACTCCTCTCGTTTT GGTAAATTCATCAGAATTCATTTTGGGCAAACTGGCAAGCTGGCCTCAGCTGATATTGAAACCT atcTGCTGGAAAAGTCAAGAGTCACTTTCCAGCTGTCTGCTGAGAGAAGCTACCACATTTTCTACCAGCTCATGACTGGACACAAGCCAGAGCTGCTTG AGGCACTGCTCATCACCACCAACCCCTATGACTACCCTTACATCAGCCAGGGTGAAATCACAGTCAAGAGCATCAATGATGTGGAGGAGTTCATTGCCACAGAT ACGGCCATCGACATCCTCGGCTTCTCCGCTGATGAGAAAATTAACATCTACAAGCTGACCGGTGCTGTGATGCATCATGGCAACATGAAGTTCAAGCAGAAGCAGAGGGAGGAGCAGGCTGAGCCTGATGGCACTGAgg TGGCCGATAAAATCGCCTACCTTCTGGGCCTGAACTCAGCTGACATGCTGAAAGCTTTGTGCTACCCCAGAGTCAAGGTCGGAAACGAGTTTGTGACCAAAGGCCAGACTGTACCTCAG GTGAACAACTCTGTCATGGCCCTTTGCAAGTCCATCTATGAGAAAATGTTCTTGTGGATGGTCATCCGTATCAATGAGATGTTGGACACAAAGCAACAAAGACAGTTCTTCATTGGTGTGCTGGACATCGCTGGATTTGAGATCTTTGAT TTCAACAGCTTGGAGCAGCTCTGCATTAACTTCACAAATGAGAAACTGCAACAGTTTTTCAACCACCACATGTTCGTGCTGGAACAAGAGGAGTACAAGAAAGAAGGTATTGAGTGGGAGTTCATTGACTTCGGTATGGACTTGGCTGCCTGCATTGAGCTTATTGAGAAG CCAATGGGCATCTTCTCCATCCTTGAAGAGGAGTGCATGTTCCCCAAGGCTACAGACATGACCTTCAAGAACAAGCTTCATGACCAGCATCTTGGAAAAACTGCCTGCTTCCAGAAGCCAAAGCCTGCCAAAGGCAAAGCTGAGGCTCACTTCTCCCTGGTGCACTACGCCGGCACTGTGGACTACAACATTAATGGATGGTTGGACAAGAACAAGGACCCACTGAACGACTCTGTTGTGCAGCTGTACCAGAAGGCAGCAAATAAACTGTTGTCCCACCTTTATTTAGCCCATGGCGCTGCTGATG CTGAAAGTGGTGGAAAGAAAGGCAAGAAGAAGGGTGGTTCCTTCCAGACTGTGTCTGCTCTGTTCAGG GAGAACTTGGGCAAGCTGATGACCAACTTGAGGAGCACCCACCCTCACTTTGTGCGTTGCTTGATTCCAAATGAGACCAAGACTCCAG GTCTGATGGAGAATCATCTGGTCATCCACCAGTTGAGGTGTAATGGTGTGCTGGAGGGTATCAGAATCTGCAGAAAGGGATTCCCCAGCAGAATCCTCTATGGTGACTTCAAGCAGAG GTATAAAGTCTTGAATGCCAGTGTCATCCCAGAAGGCCAATTCATTGACAACAAGAAAGCTTCAGAGAAACTCTTGGGCTCTATTGATGTCGACCACACCCAGTATAAGTTTGGACACACCAAG GTGTTCTTCAAAGCCGGTCTGCTGGGTACCCTTGAGGAGATGCGAGATGAAAAGCTAGCAAATCTGGTGACCATGACTCAGGCTTTGTGCCGTGGCTACCTCATGCGGAGGGAGTTTGTCAAAATGATGGAGAGGAG GGAATCCATCTATTCCATCCAATATAACATCCGCTCATTCATGAATGTGAAACACTGGCCATGGATGAAGCTGTACTTCAAGATCAAGCCTCTTCTCAAGAGTGCAGAGACTGAGAAGGAAATGGTTGCCATGAAGGAGGACTTTGAGAAAATGAAGGAGGACTTGGCAAAGGCACTGGCCAAGAAGAAAGAGCTTGAGGAGAAGATGGTGTCTCTGCTACAGGAGAAAAATGACCTGCAACTGCAAGTAACAGCT GAAACAGAAAACCTTGCTGATGCTGAGGAAAGGTGTGAGGGGCTCATCAAGAGCAAGATCCAGCTTGAAGCTAAACTCAAAGAgtcaaatgagagactggaggatgaggaggaaatCAATGCTGAGCTGACTGCAAAgaagaggaaactggaggatgAGTGCTCTGAGCTGAAGAAGGACATTGATGATTTGGAGCTCACCTTGGCCAAAGTGGAAAAGGAGAAACATGCCACTGagaacaag GTCAAGAACCTCACCGAGGAGATGGCATCTCTAGATGAGAGCATTGCCAAGCTCACTAAGGAGAAGAAAGCCCTCCAAGAGGCACACCAGCAGACTCTGGATGATCTCCAGGCAGAGGAAGACAAAGTCAATACTCTGACCAAATCAAAGACCAAGCTTGAGCAACAAGTCGATGAT CTTGAAGGTTCGCTAGAACAAGAGAAGAAGCTGCGTATGGACCTTGAGAGAGCCAAGAGAAAGCTTGAGGGCGACTTGAAACTGGCCCAAGAGTCCATAATGGACCTGGAGAACGACAAGCAGCAGTCTGATGAGAAGATCAAAAA GAAGGACTTTGAAATAAGCCAGCTACTGAGCAAGATAGAAGATGAACAGTCTCTGGGTGCCcagcttcagaagaagattAAAGAGCTCCAG GCTCGCATTGAAGAGCTGGAGGAAGAAATTGAGGCTGAGCGTGCAGCTCGTGCTAAAGTTGAGAAGCAGAGAGCTGATCTCTCCAGGGAACTTGAGGAGATCAGTGAGAGGCTAGAGGAAGCTGGAGGTGCCACTGCTTCTCAGATCGAGATGAACAAGAAGCGTGAGGCCGAGTTCCAGAAACTGCGTCGTGATCTGGAAGAGTCCACTCTGCAGCACGAAGCCACGGCTGCTGCCCTCCGCAAGAAACAAGCTGACAGTGTTGCTGAGCTTGGAGAGCAGATCGACAACCTTCAGCGTGTCAAACAGAAGCTGGAGAAGGAAAAGAGCGAATATAAAATGGAGATAGATGACCTCTCCAGTAACATGGAGGCTGTGGCAAAATCAAAG GCTAACCTAGAAAAGATGTGCCGCACCCTAGAGGACCAGCTGAGTGAACTCAAGGCTAAGAGTGATGAACATGTTCGTCAACTGACTGACGTCAGCACACAAAAAGCACGCCTCCAGACTGAGAATG gTGAATTTAGCCGTCAGCTAGAGGAGAAGGAAGCACTTGTTTCTCAGCTGACCAGGGGAAAACAAGCTTACACACAGCAAATTGAGGAACTCAAGAGGCAAATCGAGGAGGAAGTCAAG GCCAAGAACGCCCTGGCTCATTCTGTCCAATCAGCTCGTCATGACTGCGATCTGCTCAGAGAGCAGTTTGAGGAAGAGCAGGAGGCCAAGGCTGAGCTTCAGCGTGCACTGTCCAAGGCCAACAGTGAGGTGGCTCAGTGGAGAACCAAATATGAGACTGATGCCATCCAGCGTACTGAGGAGCTTGAGGAGGCCAA GAAAAAGCTTGCTCAGCGTCTACAAGACGCAGAGGAATCCATTGAAGCTGTGAACTCCAAATGTGCTTCTCTGGAGAAGACCAAGCAGAGACTGCAGGGTGAAGTGGAGGACCTCATGATCGATGTTGAGAGAGCCAATTCCCTGGCTGCCAACCTTGACAAGAAACAGAGGAACTTTGATAAG GTCTTGGCAGAATGGAAGCAGAAGTATGAGGAAAGCCAGGCTGAACTGGAAGGAGCTCTGAAAGAGAGTCGCTCTCTCAGCACTGAACTCTTTAAGATAAAGAACTCGTATGAGGAAGCTCTGGACCATCTTGAGACcctgaagagagaaaacaaaaatctgcAGC AGGAGATCTCTGACCTGACTGAACAAATTGGGGAGACTGGAAAGACCATCCATGAGCTGGAGAAGGCAAAGAAGACAGTGGAAATTGAGAAATCAGAAATTCAGACTGCTCTTGAGGAAGCTGAG GGCACACTTGAGCATGAGGAATCTAAGATCCTTCGTATTCAGCTTGAGCTCAACCAGGTTAAGAGTGAGATTGATAGGAAAGTGGCTGAGAAGGATGAGGAGATTGAGCAGATTAAGAGAAGCAGCCAGAGGGTGATTGAGTCCATGCAGACCACTCTGGATTCTGAGATCAGGAGCAGGAATGATGCTTTGAGGGTCAAGAAGAAGATGGAGGGAGACCTGAATGAGATGGAAATTCAGCTGAGCCATGCCAACCGCCAGGCTGCTGAGGCCCAGAAACAGCTCAGGAATGTCCAAGGACAGCTCAAG GATGCCCAACTGCACCTTGATGAGGCTGTCAGAGGACAGGAAGACATGAAGGAGCAGTTGGCCATGGTGGAGCGCAGGAATAATCTGATGCTGGCAGAGATTGAGGAACTCAGAACTGCACtggagcagacagagagaggacgcAAAGTGGCCGAACAGGAGCTGGTTGATGCCAGTGAGCGTGTGGCACTGCTGCACTCTCAG AATACCAGTCTAATCAACACCAAGAAGAAGCTTGAGGCTGACCTGGTTCAAATACAAGGTGAGGTGGATGATACTGTCCAAGAGGCCAGAAACGCCGAAGAGAAGGCCAAGAAGGCCATCACAGAT GCTGCCATGATGGCAGAAGAACTGAAGAAGGAGCAGGACACCAGTGCTCACCtggagaggatgaagaagaaCCTTGAGGTTACAATCAAAGATCTGCAGCACCGTCTGGATGAGGCTGAGAGTCTTGCCATGAAGGGTGGAAAGAAGCAGCTCCAGAAACTGGAGGCTAGG GTGCGTGAGCTGGAATCTGAAGTTGAATCTGAGCAGAGACGTAGTGCTGAATCTATTAAAGGTGTCCGCAAATATGAAAGACGAGTGAAAGAGCTCACCTATCAG ACTGAGGAGGACAAGAAGAATGTGATTAGACTGCAGGACCTTGTGGACAAACTGCAGCTGAAAGTGAAGTCCTACAAGAGGCAGGCTGAGGAGGCT GAGGAGCAAGCCAACACTCACCTGTCGAGGTACAGGAAAGTGCAGCATGAGATGGAAGAAGCTCAGGAGCGCGCTGACATCGCTGAGTCCCAGGTCAACAAGCTGAGAGTCAAGAGCAGAGAAGTTGGAAAG AGCAAAGATGTGGCTGAATGA